The window ATCGACCTCAGCCGTGCCATCGGCGAACGACCGCTGGAAGATCCGAACGGTGGCTGCCTGATCGTCACCGATGTCAGCCGCTCCAAGCAGGGTTTGCACGTTCAAGCCGTGAGCAAGATCGTCCACTGCCTGACCACCGACATCCGCCCGCCGCCGTTTGGCTCTGGCGGCGTGCGTTCGTACATCACTGGCGTGACCTCGGTCGACGGCACGTTGGTACAGGTGCTGGACATCGAAAAAGTGATCCATGGCATCGCCCCGGCGCAGATCGAAACGGCGCCGACCGAACTGAGCATGGAAGATGCCGAAGTACTCGGCAACGCGCGGATTCTGGTGGTCGACGACAGCCAGGTGGCGTTGCAACAATCTGTGCACACCCTGCGCAATCTCGGCCTGCAATGCCACACCGCCCGCAGTGCCAAGGAAGCCATCGACTGCCTGCTGGACCTGCAAGGCACGGCCCAGCAAATCAACCTGATCGTCTCGGACATCGAAATGTCGGAGATGGACGGTTACGCATTTACCCGAACCCTGCGCGAAACCCCCGACTTCTCGCACCTCTATGTGCTGCTGCACACCTCTTTGGACAGCGCGATGAACAGCGAAAAGGCCCGTCTTGCCGGCGCGAACGCAGTGCTGACCAAGTTCTCCTCGCCAGAACTGACCAAGTGCCTGATCGAAGCGGCCAAGGCGGTCGCTGAACAAGGTCATTGAGGTTTGAGCAAGGACTTCTGTTTTCTGATGCGGCGTAACCTCGCTGAAGTTGTGCCCGCAATCGCTTGGCCTGAGGGAATCGTCCTCAGCGAATACCGCCCCGATCTGGCTGAAGCCATTCATCGTTTGATGGAATTGGGCTATCAGGAAGGTGGCGGTCGCGTGCCGGCGCTGGACGTGTGGCAACAGCGTTTTGAAACCGATCCTGAATATGATCCGAGCCTGTGTTTCCTCGCTCTGGATGCCGAAGGCATCGTTGGGGTGTGCCAGTGCTGGACCAGCGCCTACATCAAGAACCTGGTCGTCCATCCACGGGCTCAGGGCCAAGGTTTGGGACGCGCATTGCTGCTACATGCTTTCAACATTTTTCAGCAACGGCGCGAGGGTTTCGTCGACTTGAAGGTGCTGGAAGACAACCTTCGGGCGCAGCGGCTGTATGAAAGTGCCGGGATGCGCGTGGTCCGCCGGGAACCGGTTCCGGCCTGACTGTGGCGAGGGGGCCGACACATTCAACCTGAAACCATCAGGCATACTCCAACCTTGGCCAAAACACCCCAAGGATGCCCGCCCCATGAAAGCCGCAAGCCTGACCTTCCTCTGCCTCACCGCTCTCGCCTTTCAGGCTCACGCATCCAGCCCCGACGCCTGGGCCGCCTACGACAAAACCGTACTCGCCAGTTGCATTAAGGCCAGCGGCTTGAAAAATGCCAAACCCGTGGGCAATGCCGCGCAGTTCGATGACCGGGTTGGCTACACCGCACTGCTGTTGCAAGGCCAATACCCGCAAAAACACATGAAAGGCCAGCAAGGCACCGAACTGTGTCTCTATAACAAGAAAAGCAAAACCGCCTACGTCACCGAATGGGACTCCATCCGCCCAACCGCCAAGGCGCAGTGACTGGCGCATAACTTGCTTCGATAGCGGCCTTTGCGGCGACATTCTGTCGCCGTTTTCATGTTCTTCAATGCAACTGGCCGTTCAATGAATACGACGTTTTCCTGCGTAGGCTGTGGCAAATGCTGCAACGACCATCACGTGCCCCTGACCCTGCCCGAAGCGCGGATGTGGGCGGCCGATGGCGGTCAAGTGATCGTGCTGGTGGAAGGTTTCCTGGGCAATGGCCTGGGCTTGCCAGAGCAGCAGCGTGAACATGCCGAACGCCGCTCAGTGAAGGTTCGAAGCGGCGTTTCCGAGGCGTACATAGCCATCACTTTTGCCGCTTACAACGTCGGTCCTTGCCGGAATCTTGACGAAGACAACCTCTGCCGCATCTATGAACGCCGGCCGCTGGTGTGCCGCATCTACCCGATGGAAATCAATCCGCATATTCCCCTGAACACTGCGGCGAAAGAATGTCCGCCCGAGTCGTGGGAAAAGGGACCGAAACTGATTGTGGGAAGTGAATTGGTCGATCAGGAACTGGCTGGATTAATCCAGCGCTCCCGTCAGGCCGATCGCGATGACATTCGGACCAAGGAAGCGATTTGCGCGTTGCTGGGGATTCGGACTACAGCGTTGAAGGGTGATGGGTTTACCGCTTACCTGCCGGACATGACGGCGTTCGCGAGGGGCATCGATCAGGTTGCGGCGCAGCCATTGGTCGGGTCAGGCGCTGACTGGTTGTTTCATGTATCGGGCGAAGACATCGCCGGGCAAGTGCAGGCGACGGGTGCGCAAGTGGCGACAGATACGCCAGCGAACTATGCGTTTATTTCGTTGCGGGTGGCCTGAGGCGCCAGTCTCGGAATCACTGCGCAATACCGTTGCGCAGTGATTCGTCGCCAAGAAGATTAGCTGGCCGTCACTGCCAGACATTCCACTTCTACCCGCGCGTTCTCGACCAACTTGCCGGCAAACGTCGTACGTGCGGGCAAACGATCTGCCGCAAAGAAACTGCGATACACAGCATTCATGGCGGAAAAGTCCCTTATGTCGGCAAGGATGACCGTGCATTTGGCCACTTGAGCCAGGGACGAACCGTTGCGTTGCAGCGCGGTACGCAAGTTCTCCATGACCTGGGTCGTCTGCGGGCCGATGCCGCCCTTCACCAGTTCGCCATCAGCCCCGAGGCCGAGCAGCCCGGAAAGGTAAAGGGTCTCGCCGACCTGCACCGCATCGGAAAATGCCAGACCTTCCTCATTCGCAAAGTAGCGTGGTGAGTCTGGCACTGCGGGCGGCAAATAACGCTGGGTAATTGCCTGATACTGGCCATTTTGCTTAAGACGCTCCAGCGCCGCATTCAGGTTATCGCGCAGCAGAGTGTCGGTTTTTCGCACGGCCATGGCCACGCCACTGCCCAGCATCGGGTCCCTGACAGGGGCTCCGGCAAACTCGAAAGCCTGCCCTTGGGGCAGGCTTAATAACGCGTGGGTAATTTCAACGGAGTCTTGCAGGGTGGCATCGATATCACCCGCGAGCAGGCTGTCGACCAATTGGTTGTTGAAATTGAAACTGCGCACCGTCACCCCGGCCGCCGCCCAGCGAGCCTTGGCGAAAGCCTCGCGACTTGTGCCCGCAAGCACGCCGATACGCTTGCCCTTGAGTGATCGCGCATCCGGCTGCAGATTCGAGCCCACGCGAGCCACCAGACGGTTACTCAAGGGATACAGGTCTTCGGTGAAATCAACCCGCTCACGACGCGCAGGGGTGGCGGTCATCGGCATGATCACGTCGAAACGGTTGGCTTCAAGGGCATGAAGGTTGGTCGCGTAATCCTGATCAACCCAGACACAGCGGGATTTGAGTTCGGCACACAGCGCGTTGCCCAACTCGATATTCAATCCGACCAGCTCACCCTTGTCGTTACGGCTCTCGAACGGCGGAACCAGCGCTTCGACACCGAAACGGATTTGTGGATCGGGCACAGTCGACATGCAGCCAGTGGTCAGGGCCACCAGCGACAGGAAAGAGAGGGTTTTTACCAGAGACATTTTTGGTGGCCTGCATCGAAAATTCACGGGCATGAATCTTCGACGAGAGGCCACCGACTTTCCCAGAGGACGAATCGCTCATCCTTGTGGGAACTATCTCAATGACAGACAGAACAATTACCGCGCAACAAAATGCCTGACCGTCAGCGCTTGCCCATCGAGCGACGAGTGCCAGGAGGCGCTGCGCCCGGGGTCTTGGTATGGCCGTTCTTGGCGCCGTTCTTGTACCAGGGCTGGCTGGCATTCTTCGCGGCGGCCAGGTCGCCCGGCTTGAACGGGAACTTGAACGCCGGGATCGCGGCTTTGGTTTCGCTGTCTGCGCTGGAGTCGACGCTGTCTGGCAGGTCTGCCTGGTCGTCGCTCAAAGCGTCGGCAACCGGCGGTTGTGTCGGGGAAGTCATGAAAGCTCCGGGTGATGCAATAGAGTCGGGCCCGATCAGCGAGCCGCGAAAGGCGGCAGTATACCTGTCTCGGGAGTTGCAAGCTTCAAGCAGCAAGCGAGTCCGTCGGGTTTTGCGTTGACTGACCTGACGCCTTCGTCGGAACCCCGCCCGGACCCAATTGAACAGTATCCATCTGCGCGACATTGGTCGGCTGTCAGGCCGCCATCGCGAGCAGGCTCACTCCCACAAGGGATCGGTGTTCGCCTTTCGCTCCTCACCACTCATCAGGCCGAGCGTTAGCTCGCCTGCAGCTCTTGATCTTGATCCACCCGCCCCTTCGGAAGGCTGAGTGTAGGTGTTCATCAGGAAGGATCGGCATCGCCCCGCAGAGGTCAAAACTGACAGCGCCGTCAGTTAGCATTTACCTCCCTGACCGGAGAACAGGTTTATAAAGGAAGATACAAACCTGAAAAAAACCGACCCACAGCCCCGGCGCCCCACTCGCATGCGAATTCAGAAAAAACCCGCCTTGCTCGCAGCCCTTCTGATCGTCCTGGCAGCGCTGGGCCTGTGGTACGCCAACAAACCCGCGGCCACCAAACTGACCGCACCCTCTGCGATCCCCGTCCGGGTAGTGAACGTCATCGAAAAAGACGTCCCACGCTACGTCAGCGGCATCGGCTCGGTGCTGTCCCTGCATAGCGTTGTGGTGCGTCCGCAAATCGACGGCATCCTCACCAGAATCCTGGTCAAGGAAGGCCAACGGGTGAACAAAGGCGACCTGCTCGCCACCATCGACGACCGCTCGATCCGCGCCAGCCTCGAGCAGGCCCGAGCGCAACTTGGCGAAAGCCTGGCGCAACTGCAAGTGGCTCAGGTCAACCTCAAGCGCTACAAACTGTTGAGCGTGGACGACGGGGTTTCCAAGCAGACCTACGACCAGCAACAAGCCCTGGTCAACCAACTCAAAGCCACCGCCCAAGGCAACCAGGCCTCGATCGACGCCGCTCAAGTGCAGCTTTCCTACACACAGATTCGCTCCCCGGTAACAGGTCGCGTCGGTATTCGCACGGTGGATGAAGGCAACTTCCTGCGCATGACCGACGCTCAAGGCCTGTTCACGGTGACCCAGATCGACCCGATCGCCGTGGAGTTTTCCCTGCCGCAACACATGTTGCCGACCCTGCAAGGCCTGATCAACGATCCACAGCACACGCCGGTCAAGGCTTACATCGGTGCCGACACCGATGGGGAAACCGGCAACCTGCTGGGCGAAGGTCGCCTGACCCTGATCGACAACCAGATCAACGCCAACACCGGGACCATCCGTGCCAAGGCCGAGTTCGCCAACCCCGCACAGAAACTCTGGCCGGGCCTGCTGGTAACGGTAAAGATTCAGACAGCACTGGATAAAAATGCGCTGGTAGTGCCGCCCACCGTCGTACAACGTGGCCTCGATCAACATTTCGTCTACCGGGTCAAGGGTGACAAGGTCGAAGCCGTTCAGGTGCAGATCATTCATCAAGGCAGCGGCCAGGACCTCATCAAAGGCGTGAATCCGGGCGACGTACTGGTCAGTGACGGGCAGTCGCGGCTCAAACCGGGTTCGACCGTGCAGGTAGTGACCGACCCGCCGCAAGTGGTGCAATCGGAGCCGAAACCATGAAGGGTCATGGCTCGATTTCCGCGTGGTGCATCGATCATCCGGTGGCGACGGTCCTGCTGACCTTTGCCTTGGTGCTGCTCGGTGTCATCGCCTTCCCACGACTGCCGATTGCGCCACTGCCGGAAGCGGAATTCCCGACCATTCAGGTGGCCGCGCAACTGCCTGGCGCCAACCCCGAAACCATGGCCTCGTCGGTGGCCACGCCGCTTGAAGTGCAATTCAGCGCCATCCCCGGCGTGACCCAGATGACCTCGAGCAGCGCCCTGGGCTCGACCATCCTGACCCTGCAATTCACCCTCGACAAAAGCATCGACACCGCCGCGCAGGAAGTCCAGGCCGCGATCAACACCGCCGCCGGCAAACTGCCCAAGGACATGCCGAACCTGCCGAACTGGAGGAAGGTCAACCCGGCCGATAGCCCGGTGCTGATCCTCAGCATCCACTCGCCGCAAATGCCCGGCACCGAAGTCAGTGACCTGGTGGAAACCCTGCTCGCCCGTCAGATCAGCCAGATCGACGGTGTAGGCAATATCAACATCACCGGTCAGCAACGTCCGGCGATCCGGGTGCAGGCGTCAGCAGACAAACTCGCTGCCATCGGCCTGACCCTGGCGGACATTCGCCTGGCAATCCAGCAGACCAGCCTCAATCTGGCCAAAGGGGCGTTGTACGGCGAGTCGAGCATTTCGACCTTGTCCACCAACGACCAGTTGTTCCATCCCGAGGAATACGGTCAGCTGATTGTTTCCTACAAGGACGGCGCACCGGTTCATCTCAAGGATGTGGCCAAAGTCGTCAACGGTTCGGAAGACGCCTACATCCAGGCGTGGGCTGATGGTAAGCCGGGGGTGAACCTGGTGATTTTCCGGCAACCGGGAGCCAACATCGTCGCGACCGTCGACCGAATTCAAGCAGCCCTGCCGGCGCTGGAGGCCATGCTGCCGGCCTCGGTGCAGGTCAACGTGCTGGTCGACCGCACCCAGACCATCCGCGCGTCGTTGCATGAAGTGGAAATCACCCTGCTGATCGCGATCCTGCTGGTGGTGGCGGTGATGGCGCTGTTCCTGCGGCAGTTGTCGGCAACCCTGATCGTGGCGTCGGTGCTCGGTGTGTCGCTGATCGCCAGTTTTGCCCTGATGTACCTCATGGGTTTCAGCCTGAATAACCTGACGCTGGTGGCGATCGTGGTGTCCGTCGGGTTTGTGGTGGACGATGCGATTGTGGTGGTGGAAAACATTCACCGTCACCTGGAAGCCGGCGACGGCAGGCGCGAGGCGGCGATCAAGGGTGCCGGCGAGATCGGTTTTACCGTGGTCTCGATCAGTTTCTCGCTGGTGGCGGCGTTCATTCCGCTGTTGTTCATGAGCGGCGTGGTCGGGCGACTGTTCAAGGAGTTCGCCCTGACCGCCACTTCGACCATCATGATTTCGGTGGTGGTGTCCCTGACGCTGGCACCGACGTTGGCCGCGCTATTCATGCGTGCGCCGCAACACCGCCAATCGGGCTTCGCCGAGCGGTTACTGGCGCTGTATGAAAAAGGCCTGCGCCGGGCCCTCGCCCATCAGAAGTTGATGATCGGAGTGTTCGGCCTGTCCCTCGGCTTGGCGGTCGCCGGGTACATTTTCATTCCGAAGGGTTTCTTCCCCGTGCAGGACACTGGTTTCGTCCTCGGCACCACCGAAGCAGCGGCGGACATCTCCTACGGCGACATGGTGAAAAAACACTTGGCAATGGCCGAAATCGTCGCCGCCGATCCCGCCGTCGAGACGTTCTCACACTCGGTCGGCGTTGCGGGCAGCAACCAGACCATCGCTAACGGCCGCTTCTGGATTTCGCTGAAAAAGCGCGGCGATCGAGACGTGTCCGCCAGCCAATTCATCGACCGGATTCGCCCGCAACTGATGAAAGTCCCGGGCATCGTGCTGTACCTGCGCGCCGGGCAAGACATCAACCTCAGTTCCGGTCCGAGTCGCGCGCAGTACCAATACGTGCTCAAGAGCAACGACGGGGCACTCCTGAGCACCTGGACCCAGCGCCTGACGGAAAAGCTGCGCGCCAACCCGGCGTTCCGTGACATTTCCAACGACCTGCAACTGGGCGGCAGCATCACCCACATCAGCATTGACCGCAGCGCCGCAGCGCGTTTCGGCCTGACCGCCAGCGATGTCGATGAAGCGCTGTACGACGCCTTCGGCCAACGGCAGATCAACGAGTTCCAGACCCAGACCAACCAGTACAACGTGATTCTGGAACTCGACACCAAGCAGCGCGGCAAGGCCGAAAGCCTCAACTATTTCTACCTGCGCTCGCCCCTGAGCGGGGAAATGGTGCCGCTGTCGGCCCTGGCGAAATTCGAAGCGCCGACCATCGGCCCGTTATCTATCGCTCATGACGGGATGTTCCCGGCGGCCAACCTGTCGTTCAACCTGGCGCCCGGCGTCGCGTTGGGCGATGCGGTGATCATGCTCGACCAGGCCAAGACCGACATCGGCATGCCGGTGGCCATCAGTGGCAATTTCCAGGGCGCCGCCCAGGCGTTCCAGAGTTCGCTGGCCAGTCAGCCTTGGCTGATTCTGGCGGCGCTGGTCGCGGTGTACATCATTCTGGGC of the Pseudomonas frederiksbergensis genome contains:
- a CDS encoding chemotaxis protein CheV encodes the protein MSSNKARADSLSLLLFTLRSGKLMAINLLKVSEIIPCPPLTKLPEAHPHVKGIATLRGASLSVIDLSRAIGERPLEDPNGGCLIVTDVSRSKQGLHVQAVSKIVHCLTTDIRPPPFGSGGVRSYITGVTSVDGTLVQVLDIEKVIHGIAPAQIETAPTELSMEDAEVLGNARILVVDDSQVALQQSVHTLRNLGLQCHTARSAKEAIDCLLDLQGTAQQINLIVSDIEMSEMDGYAFTRTLRETPDFSHLYVLLHTSLDSAMNSEKARLAGANAVLTKFSSPELTKCLIEAAKAVAEQGH
- a CDS encoding GNAT family N-acetyltransferase, which codes for MRRNLAEVVPAIAWPEGIVLSEYRPDLAEAIHRLMELGYQEGGGRVPALDVWQQRFETDPEYDPSLCFLALDAEGIVGVCQCWTSAYIKNLVVHPRAQGQGLGRALLLHAFNIFQQRREGFVDLKVLEDNLRAQRLYESAGMRVVRREPVPA
- a CDS encoding YkgJ family cysteine cluster protein, which translates into the protein MNTTFSCVGCGKCCNDHHVPLTLPEARMWAADGGQVIVLVEGFLGNGLGLPEQQREHAERRSVKVRSGVSEAYIAITFAAYNVGPCRNLDEDNLCRIYERRPLVCRIYPMEINPHIPLNTAAKECPPESWEKGPKLIVGSELVDQELAGLIQRSRQADRDDIRTKEAICALLGIRTTALKGDGFTAYLPDMTAFARGIDQVAAQPLVGSGADWLFHVSGEDIAGQVQATGAQVATDTPANYAFISLRVA
- a CDS encoding transporter substrate-binding domain-containing protein — its product is MSLVKTLSFLSLVALTTGCMSTVPDPQIRFGVEALVPPFESRNDKGELVGLNIELGNALCAELKSRCVWVDQDYATNLHALEANRFDVIMPMTATPARRERVDFTEDLYPLSNRLVARVGSNLQPDARSLKGKRIGVLAGTSREAFAKARWAAAGVTVRSFNFNNQLVDSLLAGDIDATLQDSVEITHALLSLPQGQAFEFAGAPVRDPMLGSGVAMAVRKTDTLLRDNLNAALERLKQNGQYQAITQRYLPPAVPDSPRYFANEEGLAFSDAVQVGETLYLSGLLGLGADGELVKGGIGPQTTQVMENLRTALQRNGSSLAQVAKCTVILADIRDFSAMNAVYRSFFAADRLPARTTFAGKLVENARVEVECLAVTAS
- a CDS encoding efflux RND transporter periplasmic adaptor subunit, which translates into the protein MRIQKKPALLAALLIVLAALGLWYANKPAATKLTAPSAIPVRVVNVIEKDVPRYVSGIGSVLSLHSVVVRPQIDGILTRILVKEGQRVNKGDLLATIDDRSIRASLEQARAQLGESLAQLQVAQVNLKRYKLLSVDDGVSKQTYDQQQALVNQLKATAQGNQASIDAAQVQLSYTQIRSPVTGRVGIRTVDEGNFLRMTDAQGLFTVTQIDPIAVEFSLPQHMLPTLQGLINDPQHTPVKAYIGADTDGETGNLLGEGRLTLIDNQINANTGTIRAKAEFANPAQKLWPGLLVTVKIQTALDKNALVVPPTVVQRGLDQHFVYRVKGDKVEAVQVQIIHQGSGQDLIKGVNPGDVLVSDGQSRLKPGSTVQVVTDPPQVVQSEPKP
- a CDS encoding multidrug efflux RND transporter permease subunit; translated protein: MKGHGSISAWCIDHPVATVLLTFALVLLGVIAFPRLPIAPLPEAEFPTIQVAAQLPGANPETMASSVATPLEVQFSAIPGVTQMTSSSALGSTILTLQFTLDKSIDTAAQEVQAAINTAAGKLPKDMPNLPNWRKVNPADSPVLILSIHSPQMPGTEVSDLVETLLARQISQIDGVGNINITGQQRPAIRVQASADKLAAIGLTLADIRLAIQQTSLNLAKGALYGESSISTLSTNDQLFHPEEYGQLIVSYKDGAPVHLKDVAKVVNGSEDAYIQAWADGKPGVNLVIFRQPGANIVATVDRIQAALPALEAMLPASVQVNVLVDRTQTIRASLHEVEITLLIAILLVVAVMALFLRQLSATLIVASVLGVSLIASFALMYLMGFSLNNLTLVAIVVSVGFVVDDAIVVVENIHRHLEAGDGRREAAIKGAGEIGFTVVSISFSLVAAFIPLLFMSGVVGRLFKEFALTATSTIMISVVVSLTLAPTLAALFMRAPQHRQSGFAERLLALYEKGLRRALAHQKLMIGVFGLSLGLAVAGYIFIPKGFFPVQDTGFVLGTTEAAADISYGDMVKKHLAMAEIVAADPAVETFSHSVGVAGSNQTIANGRFWISLKKRGDRDVSASQFIDRIRPQLMKVPGIVLYLRAGQDINLSSGPSRAQYQYVLKSNDGALLSTWTQRLTEKLRANPAFRDISNDLQLGGSITHISIDRSAAARFGLTASDVDEALYDAFGQRQINEFQTQTNQYNVILELDTKQRGKAESLNYFYLRSPLSGEMVPLSALAKFEAPTIGPLSIAHDGMFPAANLSFNLAPGVALGDAVIMLDQAKTDIGMPVAISGNFQGAAQAFQSSLASQPWLILAALVAVYIILGVLYESFVHPLTIISTLPSAGLGAVIMLWICGQDFSIMALIGLVLLIGIVKKNGILMIDFALEAQRNRGLPPEEAIHEACMTRFRPIIMTTLAALLGALPLMLGYGTGAELRQPLGIAVVGGLLVSQALTLFTTPVIYLWLERLFHRHPLPPASAPQPALATTD